The window GTACTTCGAGCTGGATGACACCCATAACATGAACATGAATTTCTTGAAAATGTTCATCCCAGAAGACGCGCAAAGAAGGATCCTCCGCATCGAGTAGGTTAAAACATCGAAGTACTTCTTTCACATGGATGGCAGCGTCGAAAATCACTTTCGACTTAAGGGTAGGCATCATGTCAAAGGTCGCTTTTTCTTTTAGTGCTCCAACACCGTCCCCAATGCATGCTTGTGTTAATCCAGTAACTGCAAACAGTTCACCGGCATGAACATGGTCAATTGCTTTAAATTTATTGCCATTATAGACGCGTATTTGTGTGACTTTCTCTGTGTAATCTCCATAGTTTATTTCGTCTCTGACACGTAGCGTGCCGCTTAATGATTTAAGGAAGGTGACCCTGTTTCCGCTGTCATCATGGCGGATTTTATAGACCTGGGCGGCGAACTCGTTGTCATCGTCGTAAGAAGCTGCTGTTAATAAATCGAGTTTCTCGAAAAACGCCATGACGCCAATGTCCTTTAGTGCAGAACCACTGGACAGAGCGAAGGTTTTATTGTCGCTAATCATTTTCTTTAATGTTTCAAGCCATAGATCCTTGTCATACCCTGATTCCATATAGGTTTCAAGCAGTGCTTCATCACGTTCTGCGATAAATTCAATGAGTTCCTCTTGCATAATTCCTTCTTTGAAAGAGGATGTAAGATCACAGACGTTTTCCGATAGATTGGTGCGAATTTCATGGAGTACACTTGCGATGTCTGTTCCTTCACGATCGGTTTTATTGATGAAGAAGAAAGTAGGAACCTGATGTTTGCGAAGCAGTTGCCAGACGGTTTCCGTATGGCCTTCCACGCCGTCGCTTGCGCTAATAATGATGATGGCATAGTCCATCACTTGAATGGCCCGCTCCATTTCAGGGGAAAAATCGACGTGTCCAGGTGTGTCGATAATGTAGTAGGTGGAGCCATTATAGGAAATGGATGCTTGGTCTGCAAAAACTGTAATGCCTCTTTCCTTTTCAATTGTATGGCTGTCGAGAAAGGCGTCTTGATGGTCAACGCGCCCTCTTTGTTTAATGCTTTTTGTGTGATAAAGCAGTTGTTCAGAGAAAGTTGTTTTTCCTGCATCTACGTGTGCAAGTATGCCAATTGTTTTATACATGATGTCGCCCCTGTCTGTTTTTGGCTAATACCTTTAGTATAGCAAATCTGAATTGGGCGAATGACCTTAAATAGGTGGTATACTGTAAAGACAAATTTAGTACGGGGGAGGAATCAGATTTTGAAATATTCAAGAACGAAAATGGAGCAGCTTGTAAAGAATGATAAGGAGCTAGCGAAACGTCTGAAACAGATAATGGCTGAGCTTGACTTAGAGAAGAGTTTCGCGTTGAAAGCATTGTATCATGCGGATGTAAAAGATGGCGGGACACATCAGAGGAATTATCAGGAGCTGTAAATACGTTAAAAGCGTGGAAAGTCTATTATGACTGTCACGCTTTTTTTGATGCCTTTTTTACCTGATCATTTCCGGTTCGCTTTCGGCGAACTGTTCATGACATCTTTACCGAGAGGCAAGTGTGTGGCTAGGAATTGCAGTTCATTGCTCCTAGTTAATCCTGTTGCGAATAGTTGCCTGTCGCATCCCTACACATCAAGACATCTCGGTAATCATATAGAGGTCGTTCAATCCAAGCAATCCCAAAGTAATTGTACAAGAAGTGCCTATATATGTTGAATTAAAGAATCCTATTGAATCTGCTGCGGTGCTCAATAAGAAGAGAGTTGTAATTCGGGATGTGGATTGTAGAACGTTTGGCGCTTTGGGGATGCCTTTCGCTAGGTTGTTCATTATCGAGAGAACTGTCATTTTGAGATGTATATGGTGAGATTGTAAGGTGATTACTATTTGATACTATATAAATTGAAATAAAGAATTCCATTGAACCGCTACGACGCTAGGGGATGCCTCCTGCCATAAGCCAGATGAGGTTTTCTTTAACCTATCTGGAATAACTTCTTGACATTAACTGTATAATTTCTGCAAAGAACGCAGAGATTATACAAACCGAACTCTTCGTTGTTCGGTTGGCTACCCCTGTTAAGGCGCCTTCGCTCAGTATATATACCGGATTCAACATATATAATTATAGTCAAGAAATCCGCAATCTAGGTTGCGGATTTCTTCACAGCTAATAAAATGCGCTTTCTCACACAGACCATCCAGCGAAGGCGCGTCTTCGTGGTAGCCGGAGCGATAAGACTGAAAGGGATCTTCTTTCTGGCTTATCGCGGGAGGCATCCACAAAGCGTCGAAGCGGTATTAGCAGAATTTCTAATTCATTCCTCATGTATTGGAACAATCGTTGATCACATTCAATCT of the Sporosarcina sp. FSL K6-1508 genome contains:
- a CDS encoding translation factor GTPase family protein, producing MYKTIGILAHVDAGKTTFSEQLLYHTKSIKQRGRVDHQDAFLDSHTIEKERGITVFADQASISYNGSTYYIIDTPGHVDFSPEMERAIQVMDYAIIIISASDGVEGHTETVWQLLRKHQVPTFFFINKTDREGTDIASVLHEIRTNLSENVCDLTSSFKEGIMQEELIEFIAERDEALLETYMESGYDKDLWLETLKKMISDNKTFALSSGSALKDIGVMAFFEKLDLLTAASYDDDNEFAAQVYKIRHDDSGNRVTFLKSLSGTLRVRDEINYGDYTEKVTQIRVYNGNKFKAIDHVHAGELFAVTGLTQACIGDGVGALKEKATFDMMPTLKSKVIFDAAIHVKEVLRCFNLLDAEDPSLRVFWDEHFQEIHVHVMGVIQLEVLQQIVNERFSIQVSFGEPKILYKETIETTVTGYGHFEPLRHYAEVHLLMEPAERNSGIQFDNVCHANDLSIGHQNLVHSHLFERDHHGLLTGSALTDVKITLLTGRGHNEHTSGGDFREAAFRALRQGLEQAKNTLLEPYYDFKIKVDLDNMGRVLSDIQQAHGNFVAPETIGDKVLIKGRVPVATFMNYSAAFASFTHGKGTLSLLFGGYDRCHNEEQVIERIGYNKEADPEYSSTSIFCAKGKGYPVPWKEARDAMHCL